The Longimicrobium sp. genome includes the window CGTGACGTGGTCCGGCACCGCGCCCGCCGGTGGCAACATCGGAAAGATGGACCGCGGGACCTCCGTCAGCCGCACCTTCGCCACCGCGGGGGTCTACGCCTACTCCTGCCAGCGGCACAAGGGAAAGCACGGCGGCACGGTGACGGTGGACGGCGCCACGCAGACGCCGGTCTTCACCTCCGTCCGCGTCTCCCCCGCGAGCCCGTCCCTCGCCGTGGGTGCGACGGTGCAGCTGACCGCCACGCCGCTGGACCAGGCGGGGCAGGCGATGGCCGGCGTTCCCCCGGCTGCCTGGTCGTCCGCCGACCCGGCCCGGGCCACCGTCAGCGCCTCGGGACTGGTGACCGGGGTGGCGGCGGGGACGGTTTCCGTCACCGCCCGCATCACCCACGGCGGCGTCACGCGGGAGGCAAGCGTCTCCGTCACCGTGGGCGGCACCGGGACCGGAGGGGGAAGCTCGCCCTCCACGGCGACGGTGACCACGCCGGGGAACACCTTCAGCCCGGCCGCGGTGACCCTCGCCACGGGGGGAACGGTGACGTGGCAGTTTACCGGCAGCACGCGCCACAACGTCACCTTCAACGGCGCGGCGCCGGCGGGAGGAAACATCCCCGATACGGACGCTGGCGCCTCGGTGGCGCGGACGTTCGCCACCGCGGGCACGTACACCTACCAGTGCACGCGCCACGCGGGAATGACGGGGCAGGTGATCGTCGGGCCCTGAGGGGCGCAGCAGACCGGAACACGAGAAAACCATGCGGCTCGGCCGCCATCCACTCACACGGAGCAACGAACATGAAGAAGACCCTGCTGG containing:
- a CDS encoding Ig-like domain-containing protein, which codes for MHRTILTTICLVALAACGGGGAAPLTSGTQPGALASLAVSHPEGAMPVGDTLIMQVEAKDATGQPVPNVRPQWSSSDASIATVDADGVVRGLKAGAATITASATAGGVTKTADYAIAVLAAQAPPQPQPQPQPPAPPPPPPPAPQPNTAEVLGVDDAFQPSAVSIQPGGTVTWRMVDEEHDVTWSGTAPAGGNIGKMDRGTSVSRTFATAGVYAYSCQRHKGKHGGTVTVDGATQTPVFTSVRVSPASPSLAVGATVQLTATPLDQAGQAMAGVPPAAWSSADPARATVSASGLVTGVAAGTVSVTARITHGGVTREASVSVTVGGTGTGGGSSPSTATVTTPGNTFSPAAVTLATGGTVTWQFTGSTRHNVTFNGAAPAGGNIPDTDAGASVARTFATAGTYTYQCTRHAGMTGQVIVGP